The following proteins come from a genomic window of Leptospira barantonii:
- a CDS encoding FecR family protein, protein MEESGMEREEKIQEILLEGKRNDLSPSVEWLAKGLGDSWVEYSAKASDFEALYARALSSDDQNQFSGKKESSKVSKVISFSDFRKNRFAIGLSAAAIFLLAVTLGYYSILKNQSSIDVEKGGVEISQVEGEAYLTSSDPKDKILLKPGVRIQEGQRVVTGPNAILNLKVSDGIAVRILSDSEVSFRWIDLSTHYKIGIDLEKGELLAHIHKNLKKEEFIVRSENVSAEVRGTSFSFQNVPGEGTRVRVLEGRVAISAREESKKTAPEGEQILEPNQGIFVNQKGFVRSRLNDSEKDHLGLEFEKLPIESIPRDKNRAYSSKQELLTEFQRMERIVLTDGKTIEGVIVDMDENAMYVQTLEKEITIQRGLVSEVIQLH, encoded by the coding sequence ATGGAAGAATCGGGAATGGAAAGGGAAGAGAAGATTCAAGAAATTCTGCTGGAAGGGAAGCGGAACGATCTAAGTCCTTCTGTGGAATGGCTGGCCAAAGGCTTAGGCGATTCCTGGGTTGAATATTCGGCTAAGGCTTCAGACTTCGAGGCTCTTTATGCCCGCGCGCTTTCATCCGACGATCAAAACCAATTCTCCGGCAAAAAAGAATCCTCCAAAGTTTCCAAGGTCATTTCCTTTTCCGATTTTAGAAAGAATCGATTTGCAATCGGTCTTTCCGCCGCGGCGATCTTTCTACTCGCGGTAACATTAGGATATTATTCTATTCTTAAGAACCAATCTTCCATCGACGTCGAAAAGGGCGGAGTGGAGATTTCTCAAGTGGAAGGGGAAGCGTATCTTACGTCCTCCGATCCGAAGGACAAAATACTTTTAAAACCAGGGGTTCGCATCCAAGAAGGCCAAAGAGTAGTCACCGGTCCGAACGCGATTCTCAACTTGAAAGTTTCCGACGGGATCGCAGTACGAATTCTCTCCGATTCGGAAGTTTCTTTCCGATGGATCGATCTTTCCACACACTATAAAATCGGAATCGATCTTGAAAAAGGCGAACTGCTCGCGCACATTCATAAGAATCTTAAAAAAGAAGAATTTATCGTTCGCTCCGAAAACGTAAGCGCCGAAGTTCGAGGCACTAGTTTCAGTTTTCAAAACGTTCCGGGCGAGGGAACTCGGGTTCGAGTTTTGGAAGGTCGAGTGGCGATCAGCGCCCGAGAAGAATCCAAAAAAACCGCTCCCGAAGGAGAACAGATCCTCGAACCGAACCAGGGAATTTTCGTAAATCAAAAGGGTTTTGTTCGGAGTCGTTTGAACGATTCCGAGAAGGATCACCTCGGTCTTGAGTTCGAAAAACTCCCGATCGAAAGCATTCCTAGAGATAAAAACCGGGCTTATTCCAGCAAACAAGAACTCCTAACGGAGTTTCAACGAATGGAAAGAATTGTTCTGACGGACGGAAAGACGATCGAAGGTGTCATCGTGGATATGGACGAAAACGCGATGTATGTCCAAACCCTTGAAAAGGAAATCACCATTCAAAGGGGACTCGTCTCCGAAGTGATTCAACTCCACTGA
- a CDS encoding RNA polymerase sigma factor, with protein MDALYREYSGKIFDFLYKYSSGNPEVAMDLMQDTFLNFFRKYSDSNIDREQAIRLLYTIARNRSINHSRKFSTVKESGNPEMQDFQEQKLSFVRKAELKDLEERLLECLDELEEDEKYALILRFMEDYNLTTIAEIMSISVSTASRLIVKATAKVTEIAEKKNLKP; from the coding sequence ATGGATGCTCTCTATCGAGAGTACAGTGGAAAAATCTTTGATTTCCTCTATAAATATAGCTCCGGGAATCCTGAGGTCGCGATGGATCTCATGCAGGATACGTTCTTGAATTTTTTCAGGAAATATTCCGATTCGAATATCGATCGAGAACAAGCAATTCGTTTGCTCTATACGATCGCTCGAAACCGATCCATCAATCATTCTCGGAAATTCTCCACCGTAAAAGAAAGTGGGAATCCGGAGATGCAAGACTTTCAGGAACAAAAGCTTTCTTTCGTCAGAAAGGCCGAACTTAAGGATTTGGAAGAACGTCTTCTGGAATGTTTGGACGAACTGGAAGAAGACGAGAAGTATGCTTTGATTCTTCGGTTTATGGAAGACTACAATCTGACGACGATTGCGGAAATTATGAGTATATCGGTTTCGACCGCTTCTCGTTTGATCGTAAAAGCGACCGCGAAAGTGACCGAAATTGCTGAAAAAAAGAATTTGAAACCCTGA
- a CDS encoding HAMP domain-containing protein, with protein MTHDDPGKKRIFSNYIIDRDFQLKFLLNYSLLIVFGLLLTVGFLYWLNYTKFDKGVVFRLRNDPVKVYQKGFEDQNGVEKEKFVEREIFLPDYDHRLDMFSIQVNGILLLSGLFLGMTAIFTVIYSHKMAGPVYNIKNHLRKLANGDEPVKKIKIRKGDEFQELADLLNQVIEKRINNHKS; from the coding sequence ATGACACACGATGACCCCGGTAAAAAAAGAATCTTCAGCAACTACATCATCGACCGGGACTTTCAACTCAAGTTTTTATTGAATTATTCCTTGCTCATCGTTTTCGGCCTACTGCTCACGGTCGGATTTCTCTATTGGTTGAACTACACGAAGTTCGATAAGGGAGTCGTTTTCCGTTTGAGAAACGATCCGGTCAAAGTTTATCAAAAAGGATTTGAAGATCAGAACGGAGTCGAAAAGGAAAAGTTCGTGGAAAGGGAAATCTTTCTTCCGGATTACGATCATAGACTCGATATGTTCTCGATTCAGGTAAACGGAATTCTTCTTTTATCCGGTTTATTCTTAGGAATGACCGCGATCTTTACCGTGATCTATTCTCATAAGATGGCCGGTCCGGTTTATAACATCAAAAATCATCTTAGAAAATTGGCGAACGGCGACGAGCCCGTTAAAAAGATCAAAATTCGAAAGGGAGACGAGTTTCAAGAACTCGCGGATCTTTTGAATCAAGTCATCGAAAAAAGAATCAACAACCATAAGAGCTGA